Within Bremerella sp. JC817, the genomic segment CGTACGCAAGTATCAAGACGAACATCGTCTCGCCTACGTGAGCGAAGCTCCGGTCAACTGGTGCCCTGCCCTGGGTACCGTGCTTGCCAACGAAGAAGTGATCGACGGCAAGAGCGAACGTGGTAATCACCCGGTTCAGCGTCTTCCGCTGCGGCAGTGGATGCTTCGCATTACTTCGTACGCGGAACGCTTGGAGTCCGACCTCGACTCGCTCGACTGGTCCGACAGCATCAAGCAGCTTCAGCGAAACTGGATTGGTCGTTCGACCGGTGCGGAAGTCGACTTCTTCCTGGGTACCGAAAAGGAGTTCACGCCCTGGGAAATCGAACGCAAGACCGCAGGCTATCCGCGAAAGCCGGGCACCGATGTCCTTCGCGTTTACACCACGCGTCCTGACACGCTCTACGGTGCGACCTACATGGTGATCGCGCCGGAACATCCGTTGGTCGAACAGTTGACCACTGCCGATCAATCGGCCGCGGTGAAGAAGTACTGCGAGCAAGCCGCGTTCAAATCCGACCTCGAACGTACCGAGTTGGCCAAAGATAAGACGGGCGTATTCTCCGGTTCGTATGCCATCAATCCTGTGAACGGCAAGCCGGTACCGATCTGGATCGCCGACTACGTTTTGGCGAGCTACGGCACCGGGGCGATCATGGCGGTGCCAGCGCACGACGATCGCGACTTCGAGTTCGCTCAGAAGTTTGGCATCCCTGTGATAGCTGTCGTCGATCCTGGCACGAAGTCCGATATCGATCGCGACGCGGTTCTCGCAGGCACCGCATGCGCTACGTTCGATGGTGTCGCCATCAACTCGGGCAAGTACGACGGCATGAAGACCGCCGACGTGAAGTCGCAGATCGCTCTCGATTTGGAACAAGCTGGCCTGGGCAAAGAAGCCACCAACTTCAAGCTTCGCGACTGGTTGTTCAGCCGTCAGCGATTCTGGGGCGAACCATTCCCCATCTTGAAAGAGCTCGACGAAAACGGCGAGCCAAACGGCAAGATCCGCGCGGTGCCGATCGATCAGCTTCCGGTCGACTTGCCGCAGATCGAAGACTACAAACCGATTGGCCGCCCAGAACCGCCACTCGAAAAGGCGGACGGGTCGTGGTTGTATCCGGTGATCGATGGTGTCCGCTACAAGCGCGAAACCAACACCATGCCGCAGTGGGCTGGATCGTGCTGGTACTATCTCCGCTTCATCGATCCGAAGAACGATCAGGTCTTCGTCGATCGTGAAAAAGAGAAGGCTTGGATGCCTGTCGATCTTTACATCGGTGGTGCGGAGCATGCCGTGCTGCACCTGTTGTATGCCCGCTTCTGGCACAAGGTACTTTACGATCGCGGCTACGTCTCGACCAAAGAGCCATTCCAGCGCCTCGTGAACCAGGGCATGATCCTGGGCGAGATCGAGTACACCGGCTATCAGCTTGAAGGTGGCAAGTGGATTGGCAGCAACCAGATCGTCCGCGAAGACGATGCGATCCATGATGGCAAAGGCAACAAGGTCACGGCGGTCAAACTGACTGAAGAACAGATCGTGAAGAAGGGTGACGGCTTCGTCCTTGCCGACGACAACAACGTCCGCATCGACGCGCGAGCCCACAAGATGTCGAAGAGCCGCGGCAACGTGGTCAATCCCGACGTCGTGGTCGACGACTTTGGTGCCGACAGTCTTCGCTTGTACGAGATGTTCATGGGACCTCTCGAAGCAACCAAGCCATGGGCCATGGATGGTGTGAAGGGGGTTCG encodes:
- the leuS gene encoding leucine--tRNA ligase; this encodes MPRYNPAEIEPKWQQYWEQNKTFKSPELPTGEKMYVLDMFPYPSGAGLHVGHPEGYTATDIVCRLARMQGKSVLHPMGFDSFGLPAEEYAIRTNTHPRVTTEKNITEFVRQLKMIGFSYDWDRQIATTDVEYFRWTQWIFLLLFDTWYDADAGKGRPISELPIPADVTAEGEDAVRKYQDEHRLAYVSEAPVNWCPALGTVLANEEVIDGKSERGNHPVQRLPLRQWMLRITSYAERLESDLDSLDWSDSIKQLQRNWIGRSTGAEVDFFLGTEKEFTPWEIERKTAGYPRKPGTDVLRVYTTRPDTLYGATYMVIAPEHPLVEQLTTADQSAAVKKYCEQAAFKSDLERTELAKDKTGVFSGSYAINPVNGKPVPIWIADYVLASYGTGAIMAVPAHDDRDFEFAQKFGIPVIAVVDPGTKSDIDRDAVLAGTACATFDGVAINSGKYDGMKTADVKSQIALDLEQAGLGKEATNFKLRDWLFSRQRFWGEPFPILKELDENGEPNGKIRAVPIDQLPVDLPQIEDYKPIGRPEPPLEKADGSWLYPVIDGVRYKRETNTMPQWAGSCWYYLRFIDPKNDQVFVDREKEKAWMPVDLYIGGAEHAVLHLLYARFWHKVLYDRGYVSTKEPFQRLVNQGMILGEIEYTGYQLEGGKWIGSNQIVREDDAIHDGKGNKVTAVKLTEEQIVKKGDGFVLADDNNVRIDARAHKMSKSRGNVVNPDVVVDDFGADSLRLYEMFMGPLEATKPWAMDGVKGVRGFLDRAWRMIVDHNAETLELNAAVQDVEPTEEQNKTIHRTLKSVTQDLGNLSFNTAIARLMEFTNFFTKESTRPKQAMETFALMLSPLAPHLAEEFWQLLGHEKTLAYESWPQYVDSFTVDNEVEVPVQIMGKVRGRITVPADIKKDDLEALAKADPRVQELLEGKQIVKSIVVPGRLVNFVVK